One window from the genome of [Mycobacterium] stephanolepidis encodes:
- a CDS encoding DUF4129 domain-containing protein, whose translation MPTVDIDRESAAEAAQHELAKPIYEHPSPLDRLVNWIIEHLNYLEFRASEVPGGWFTIVVTALIIIAVVVLLVRIARRAIRTKGGADFGLFESAELTAAEHRAAAELAASQGDWASAIRHRLRAVARQLEERTILTPVPGRTANELAADASRELPSLAPEFRSSAEIFNDVSYGERPGTEQSYRKIADLDDHIRDAPVLLTSTEPGAMTGWEAVR comes from the coding sequence ATGCCGACCGTCGACATCGACCGCGAATCAGCGGCCGAGGCGGCCCAACACGAACTCGCCAAACCGATCTACGAGCACCCCTCGCCACTGGACCGTCTGGTCAACTGGATCATCGAACACCTGAACTACCTGGAGTTCCGGGCCAGCGAGGTTCCCGGCGGTTGGTTCACCATCGTCGTCACCGCGCTCATCATCATCGCCGTCGTGGTGCTGTTGGTGCGCATTGCACGCCGCGCCATCCGGACCAAGGGCGGCGCGGATTTCGGGCTCTTCGAATCAGCTGAGCTCACCGCGGCGGAGCATCGAGCGGCGGCCGAACTCGCCGCATCCCAAGGTGACTGGGCCTCGGCAATCCGGCACCGGCTGCGCGCCGTGGCGCGCCAACTCGAAGAACGCACGATCCTCACCCCGGTGCCCGGACGTACCGCCAACGAGCTGGCCGCCGACGCATCACGCGAATTACCCTCACTGGCACCAGAATTCCGATCGAGTGCGGAAATCTTCAATGACGTGAGCTACGGCGAACGCCCAGGCACCGAACAGTCCTATCGCAAGATCGCCGACTTGGACGACCATATCCGCGATGCCCCGGTTCTGTTGACATCCACAGAACCGGGCGCGATGACGGGCTGGGAGGCGGTGCGGTGA